A section of the Pseudomonas flavescens genome encodes:
- the rapZ gene encoding RNase adapter RapZ produces the protein MRLIIVSGRSGSGKSTALDVLEDNGFYCIDNLPAGLLPELAERALLHTELLHPQVAVSIDARNLPSQLKRFSELLDEVRGRNIRCDVLYLDASEETLLKRFSETRRRHPLTNDQRSLAEAMVDETKLLSPIIDRADLKIDTTHLNLYQLRDTLKLRLLNQPEPGTAYLIESFGFKRGMPVDADLVFDVRCLPNPYWKPELRDFTGLEQPVEEYLAAQEDVQDMYQDIFAYLHKWLPRFAASNRSYVTVAIGCTGGHHRSVYLANRLGHALKPLLKNVQIRHRDLS, from the coding sequence ATGCGCCTGATCATCGTCAGCGGCCGTTCCGGCTCGGGCAAGAGCACCGCTCTCGACGTGCTCGAGGACAACGGCTTCTATTGCATCGACAATCTGCCTGCCGGCCTGCTTCCCGAGCTGGCCGAACGGGCGTTGCTGCACACCGAGCTGTTGCACCCGCAAGTCGCGGTGTCGATAGACGCACGCAACCTGCCCAGCCAGCTCAAGCGTTTCTCCGAACTGCTCGACGAAGTGCGCGGCCGCAATATCCGCTGCGATGTCCTGTACCTGGATGCCAGCGAAGAAACGCTGCTCAAGCGCTTTTCGGAGACGCGCAGGCGTCATCCGCTGACCAACGACCAGCGCTCGCTGGCCGAGGCCATGGTCGACGAGACCAAGCTGCTGAGCCCGATCATCGACCGTGCCGACCTCAAGATCGACACCACTCACCTGAATCTCTACCAACTGCGCGACACCCTCAAGCTGCGCCTGCTCAACCAGCCGGAGCCGGGCACCGCCTACCTGATCGAGTCCTTCGGTTTCAAACGGGGGATGCCAGTGGATGCGGATCTGGTGTTCGACGTGCGCTGCCTGCCCAACCCCTACTGGAAGCCCGAGCTGCGTGACTTCACGGGCCTCGAACAGCCGGTGGAGGAATACCTCGCAGCCCAGGAGGACGTCCAGGACATGTACCAGGACATCTTCGCCTACCTGCACAAATGGCTGCCGCGCTTCGCTGCCAGCAATCGCTCCTACGTCACCGTTGCGATTGGCTGCACCGGTGGCCATCATCGTTCGGTGTATCTCGCCAACCGCCTGGGCCACGCCCTCAAACCGCTGCTGAAGAACGTTCAGATCCGCCACCGCGACCTCAGTTAA
- a CDS encoding ZIP family metal transporter, producing the protein MSPLHELIAANGRSFRYALGLMLLVGGGTILALKVWSGLQSRLSPALWYAWQGGMLCALGTALGALPVIFMRSISARSYTAMLGLGGGMMLAASLFSLLPPAFQLADEQGLTSSRGSLLVAAAVVLGAGALWVLGHGLSRTSRARVNQGVGSSVWLFVIAIVLHNVPEGMAVGVAAAANLANADGLTLGIALQDVPEGLIIALVLAGAGMSLYKAVFCGAASGLVEPLFAVLSAWLAGASLQLLPWGLAMAAGAMLFVVLREIIPKLYRRADVPPASLGFASGFVLMLVLGNALSV; encoded by the coding sequence ATGAGCCCGCTGCACGAGTTGATTGCGGCCAATGGCCGCTCCTTTCGCTATGCACTGGGCCTGATGCTGCTCGTTGGCGGCGGGACCATTCTCGCCCTCAAGGTCTGGAGTGGTTTGCAGAGCCGGCTTTCGCCGGCTCTGTGGTATGCCTGGCAAGGTGGCATGCTGTGCGCTCTTGGCACGGCTCTGGGCGCCTTGCCGGTCATTTTCATGCGCAGCATTTCGGCACGTTCGTACACGGCCATGCTGGGTTTGGGCGGGGGCATGATGCTCGCTGCCAGTCTTTTCTCACTACTGCCGCCGGCTTTTCAGCTGGCTGACGAGCAGGGCCTGACCAGCAGTCGGGGCTCATTGCTGGTCGCCGCGGCAGTGGTACTGGGTGCTGGCGCCTTATGGGTGCTGGGCCACGGGTTGTCCCGTACATCGCGAGCGCGGGTAAATCAGGGCGTCGGGTCGAGCGTCTGGCTGTTCGTCATCGCCATCGTGTTGCACAACGTGCCGGAGGGCATGGCGGTCGGCGTGGCGGCTGCAGCCAATCTGGCGAATGCCGACGGTTTGACGCTGGGGATTGCGTTGCAGGACGTGCCCGAGGGGCTGATCATTGCCTTGGTGCTGGCCGGGGCGGGCATGTCGCTCTACAAGGCGGTCTTCTGCGGTGCGGCGTCCGGGTTGGTAGAGCCGCTGTTCGCCGTGCTTTCGGCCTGGCTGGCCGGTGCGTCGCTGCAGCTGCTGCCCTGGGGGCTGGCGATGGCCGCGGGAGCGATGCTCTTCGTGGTGCTGCGCGAGATCATTCCCAAGCTGTATCGGCGCGCTGACGTGCCGCCGGCCTCGCTGGGGTTCGCATCGGGGTTCGTGCTGATGCTGGTTCTGGGCAATGCCCTGAGCGTCTGA
- the hpf gene encoding ribosome hibernation-promoting factor, HPF/YfiA family has product MQVNISGHQLDVTDALRSYIEEKLGRLERHFDKITNVQVILEVEKLKQKVEATLHIAGGEVVANAEHEDMYAAIDLLTDKLDRQLIKHKEKQLDRQQGAMAR; this is encoded by the coding sequence ATGCAAGTCAACATCAGTGGGCACCAGCTGGATGTGACAGACGCACTACGCAGCTACATCGAGGAAAAGCTCGGACGTCTCGAGCGGCACTTCGACAAGATCACCAATGTGCAGGTCATCCTGGAGGTCGAGAAGCTCAAGCAGAAAGTCGAAGCCACCTTGCACATCGCCGGAGGCGAAGTGGTGGCCAATGCCGAGCATGAAGACATGTACGCCGCCATCGATCTACTGACCGACAAACTTGACCGCCAACTCATCAAGCACAAGGAAAAACAGCTCGACCGCCAGCAGGGCGCAATGGCCCGCTGA
- the ptsN gene encoding PTS IIA-like nitrogen regulatory protein PtsN: protein MIRLENILTPGRSLVNVPGGSKKRVLEQIAAVIARDLPDLDGQTIYESLIAREKLGSTGFGNGIAIPHCRLPGCSSPISALLKLDAAVDFDAIDGAPVDLLFVLLVPEAATDEHLELLRQIASMFDREDVRERLRQAQDSQSLYQTVVNVQNGQ from the coding sequence ATGATCCGACTTGAAAATATCCTGACCCCCGGCCGTTCCCTCGTGAACGTGCCGGGCGGCAGTAAAAAGCGTGTACTCGAACAGATAGCTGCCGTGATCGCGCGCGACCTGCCCGATCTCGATGGCCAGACCATCTATGAAAGCCTGATCGCCCGGGAGAAACTCGGCTCGACCGGTTTCGGCAATGGCATCGCCATTCCTCATTGCCGCTTGCCCGGGTGCAGCTCACCGATCAGTGCGCTGCTGAAACTCGACGCCGCGGTGGATTTCGACGCAATCGATGGCGCCCCTGTCGATTTGCTGTTCGTGCTGCTGGTTCCCGAAGCAGCGACCGATGAGCACCTGGAACTGCTGCGCCAGATCGCCAGCATGTTCGACCGCGAGGACGTTCGCGAGCGACTGCGCCAGGCTCAGGACAGTCAATCGCTGTACCAGACCGTAGTGAACGTGCAGAACGGCCAATAG
- a CDS encoding RNA polymerase factor sigma-54, with product MKPSLVLKMGQQLTMTPQLQQAIRLLQLSTLDLQQEIQEALESNPMLERQEEGDDFDNSDPMADGAESAPTAAAQEEKFQEPTFQENTQTVDNLEEGEWGERIPSELPVDTAWEDVYQTSASSLPSNDDDEWDFTTRTSAGESLQSHMLWQLNLAPMSDKDRLIAVTLIDCINGQGYLEETLEEITDAFDPELDVELDEVEAVLHRIQQFEPSGIAARDLRECLLLQLRQLPANTPWLSEAQRLTSDYLDLLGSRDYSQLMRRMKLKEDELRPVIELIQSLNPRPGSQIESSEPEYVVPDVIVRKHNDRWLVELNQEAMPRLRVNAQYAGFVKRADSSADNTFMRNQLQEARWFIKSLQSRNETLMKVATQIVEHQRGFLDYGDEAMKPLVLHDIAEAVGMHESTISRVTTQKYMHTPRGIYELKYFFSSHVSTSEGGECSSTAIRAIIKKLVAAENAKKPLSDSKIAGLLEAQGIQVARRTVAKYRESLGIAPSSERKRLM from the coding sequence ATGAAACCATCGCTAGTCCTGAAAATGGGCCAGCAGCTGACGATGACACCGCAGCTGCAACAAGCCATTCGCCTGCTCCAACTGTCCACGCTGGATCTGCAACAGGAGATCCAGGAGGCACTGGAGTCGAACCCGATGCTCGAGCGTCAGGAAGAAGGCGACGACTTCGACAATTCGGACCCCATGGCCGACGGCGCGGAAAGCGCACCCACGGCGGCCGCTCAGGAAGAGAAATTTCAGGAACCAACTTTCCAGGAAAACACCCAGACCGTCGACAATCTGGAAGAAGGCGAATGGGGCGAGCGAATCCCCAGCGAACTGCCGGTCGACACGGCCTGGGAAGACGTCTATCAGACCAGCGCCAGCAGCCTGCCAAGCAATGATGACGACGAGTGGGACTTCACCACTCGCACCTCTGCCGGCGAGAGCCTGCAGAGTCACATGCTCTGGCAACTCAACCTGGCACCTATGTCCGACAAGGACCGCCTCATCGCAGTGACGCTGATCGACTGCATCAATGGTCAGGGCTACCTCGAGGAAACCCTCGAAGAAATCACCGACGCCTTCGACCCCGAACTCGATGTCGAGCTCGATGAAGTCGAAGCCGTGCTGCACCGCATCCAGCAGTTCGAGCCTTCCGGCATCGCCGCCCGCGACCTGCGCGAGTGCCTGCTTCTGCAACTGCGCCAACTGCCGGCCAATACCCCCTGGCTGAGCGAGGCCCAGCGCCTCACCAGTGACTACCTCGACCTGCTCGGCAGCCGCGACTACAGCCAGCTGATGCGCCGCATGAAGCTCAAGGAAGACGAGCTGCGCCCGGTCATCGAGCTGATTCAGAGCCTCAACCCGCGCCCCGGTTCGCAGATCGAATCGAGCGAGCCCGAGTACGTGGTGCCTGACGTGATCGTGCGCAAGCACAACGATCGCTGGCTGGTGGAACTCAACCAGGAGGCCATGCCTCGCCTGCGCGTCAACGCGCAGTACGCAGGCTTCGTGAAGCGCGCCGACTCCAGCGCCGACAACACCTTCATGCGCAATCAGTTGCAGGAAGCACGCTGGTTCATCAAGAGCCTGCAGAGCCGCAACGAAACCCTGATGAAGGTCGCGACGCAGATCGTCGAACACCAGCGCGGCTTCCTCGACTACGGCGACGAAGCCATGAAGCCGTTGGTACTGCACGACATCGCCGAAGCGGTGGGCATGCACGAATCGACCATCTCACGCGTCACCACCCAGAAGTACATGCATACACCGCGTGGCATTTACGAGCTGAAATACTTCTTCTCCAGCCACGTCAGCACCTCCGAAGGCGGCGAATGTTCGTCCACCGCGATCCGCGCGATCATCAAGAAACTGGTCGCCGCGGAAAATGCGAAAAAGCCATTGAGCGATAGCAAGATCGCTGGTTTACTGGAAGCACAGGGCATTCAAGTGGCGCGCCGCACAGTCGCCAAGTACCGTGAATCGCTCGGTATAGCGCCTTCGAGCGAACGCAAACGACTGATGTGA
- a CDS encoding HPr family phosphocarrier protein, producing the protein MPAREITIINKLGLHARAAAKFVGVAGRFPCQVKIGRSVDSLVEGKSIMAVMMLAAGKGTTVHLATEGEREEEALQALIDLINNYFDEGE; encoded by the coding sequence ATGCCCGCCCGTGAAATCACCATCATCAACAAACTCGGCCTGCATGCGCGTGCCGCCGCCAAGTTCGTCGGAGTCGCAGGGCGCTTTCCCTGCCAGGTGAAAATCGGGCGCAGCGTCGACAGCCTGGTGGAAGGCAAGAGCATCATGGCGGTGATGATGCTCGCCGCCGGCAAGGGCACCACCGTACATCTGGCGACCGAGGGCGAACGGGAAGAGGAGGCCCTGCAGGCGCTGATCGACTTGATCAACAACTACTTCGACGAAGGCGAGTAA